In Gemmatimonadota bacterium, the DNA window CAAGCCGAGGTTGTAGTTATGTGATAGGTCAAAACTGTAGAAGGGCAAGTACATGGCGAACAAATAAAGGCTATTGAGAATCAGGGTTGATACCAATATCCCCGCGTAGCCTTCTACAGTGTGAATGGCTCTCATGCCCTGTAAAAAAGAACGCAAAATATGGGTTGCACCATCGGCCAGCCTGGGAGAGAGGCGCGCCAGCAGGCGGTGGAAAATGGACAGGCCGCGTTCTTCACGGGCGGAGAGCAGTCCCAAAAATACGAAAGCAAACAGGATGATGGGCAATATCAGCAAGGCGACTGGTTCAAGTTCGGGAAATACTGCGCCGATCTGCTCTCTGGCAAAAAATAAAACCACGCCAAAGATGATCAAGAGGGTGAGTATATCGAGCAAGCGTTCTACAATCACTGTCGCCAGGATTGCACTGATGCCGGTAGGGTGATCTCTCTCGAGGGCGAGGGCGCGAGCTACTTCGCCAGCGCGCGGGAATACAACATTGCCCGCATAGGCGACCATGACAGCCCAAAATGTCGAGCGAATGGAAATATTTGGGGCAACGGGTGATAGCAAAATGCGCCAGCGCCAGGCGCGGGGCAAGCCCGACGCAATAATGATGATGGCCGATAAGAGCAACCACAAAGGATTGGCCGTTTGCAAAGCCTCTTCGAGACGCCCCCATTCGACATTTCTAAACGCTGCCCAGAGAAAGCCCCCCATTAACGCGAGACTGGCTGCAAGTTTGAGAAAGGTTTTCATGACAGGCCATATCCCAGGCTGCGAAGGGCGGTGTCTTTTTTTCGCCAGTTCTCATAGACTTTGACGTGCAGGTCGAGATAAATTGGGTGTTCCAAAAATGCCTCGATTTTTTTTCGTGCCTGATGTCCAATGGTTTTGAGGGTTTTTCCCCCCCGTCCTATGACAATGCCTTTTTGTGAATTGCGTTCGACAATGATATTAGCCTGAATATAGACTTTGGGGCGGTTTTCTTCAAAAGCCTCAATGTCGATTGCCGTTGCATAAGGCAATTCCTGGCGGAGATGGTGGAATACTTCCTCTCGAATGAGTTCCGCAACAAAAAATCTTTCGGGCTGTTCGGTGAGCGTATCTTCCGGATAGTATTGTGGGCCTTCTGGCAGTGCTTGGCGCAGGGCTGTGTGAAGCTCTTGCAGGCCATGTCCAGTGAGGGCCGACACAGATAAGACGCCCTGCGTAGCAAGTGAGGCGCGAATCTGTTGCTCGCAGCGTTGGACTTGCGTGCGCGAGATGAGGTCGGTCTTGTTTACGGCGATGATTTTGGGAATATCCCATTGTCCGAAGATTTGTCGTACTTCGGCGTCATAGGAGGTGTCGAGTTTTGAACCATCGACAATGCCCAAAAGCACATCTGCACTTTGATATGCACGCCCGATTTGCCGGTTCATAAATTCGTGAAGGCGATAGCGCGCAGACAAGATACCGGGGGTATCGAGAAATATCATTTGAGCCTGTTTATCTGTCACAATTCCCAGGATATTATTACGGGTAGTTTGGGGTTTGGGTGAAATAATGGATAGACGCTCCCCCACGAGTGCATTAAAAAGTGTGGATTTGCCGACATTGGTTCGTCCCGCGATTATGACATATCCAGATTTGAAAGCCATCACTGTCCAATCAAAAAAATAAAGTGGCCGAAATGCGGTACGTATTGTCGAGTTGGTCGTGTTCCATGAAGGCGAGATCTACGCCAAATCGACGAAGTTGCAAGCCAGTGCCCGCTGTAAAGTGCCCATCCTTATATCCGAGGCGAAATGCAAGGCGGTGTTGCAGGCGGTATTCTGTCCCCAGTTGTATGCTGCTCGTTTTTTCCCGTGTCGATTTTTCGTCATTCAGGTGCGTGCTAAAACCGACTGTCATATCACCGCCGGGCACCCTGCGTAGAAGTGCAAGGCCAATGAGAAGAGACGGCGAAATGCGATCTGTAATGCCGTCGGGAAATGCAATGCGCGTCTTTGTAAGATCGCGTATTGTCGCGCCAATGCGAAACGTCGAAGTGGGCAGATAGAGCAGGCCGATGTCCAGGCCAAAGCCGCTTCCGATGCCCACGCTGAGATCGCGTCTAATCATTTTTATACCCGCCCCAAGACGCAATTTATCTGTGATATGTCGCCCATAAGCGATTCGAAAGACATAATCAGCAGTGCCGATTTTGTCGATTATTACGGGACGGTTGTCTGGGCCAATTGGACGGTCTGGATCTTCCAGACCCGTCAGGGCAATCCCATCAACGCCAGCGCGAACAATGCCCAGGCCAATGCCGCCTTTTCTTATGGGCAAGCGCAATGCCAAAATATCGTGATTTATACTACCGCCAAATTGTTCGGCATGTTGTACGTGAATTTCTCGTTTGGGTGGTAATGAATTTTTGTCGAAGTCTGTCCTGGAATACACCTCTGGGGCAAGTCCTGCGGGATTCCAATAGACTGCTGTTGCATCAAAACTGAGCGCGATATAAGCACTGCCCATGCCCAGAGCGCGGGCACCTGCCCCCAATAAGAGTGGATCACCTGCATAATGGGATGTCTGTGCATGGGTTGGACTTGTGAGCGCGCACATGCAATACAACGCCAGGGTCGCAAAGCGTTTCAATGATTGGCCTCTGCATGGGGAATGAAAATGGCGATATTGCCGGGACGCAATGCCGATCCCAGGGCTTTGATATCGACAGGAGATAAAGTGATGTGCGGTATGTCACTTGTTGAAACTCCGTCCGCTCGAATGACGAGGTTTGGGGCAAAATAGAGGCGAGAACGATGGCGAGGTCCTTCTATCAGTCGTCCGGAGAAGTCGAGGGGG includes these proteins:
- a CDS encoding flippase-like domain-containing protein — protein: MKTFLKLAASLALMGGFLWAAFRNVEWGRLEEALQTANPLWLLLSAIIIIASGLPRAWRWRILLSPVAPNISIRSTFWAVMVAYAGNVVFPRAGEVARALALERDHPTGISAILATVIVERLLDILTLLIIFGVVLFFAREQIGAVFPELEPVALLILPIILFAFVFLGLLSAREERGLSIFHRLLARLSPRLADGATHILRSFLQGMRAIHTVEGYAGILVSTLILNSLYLFAMYLPFYSFDLSHNYNLGLFEAMVVMTIATIGFVLPAPGGIGSYHFFCAQTLHHFYHVPIEIALAFATSVHAVAILGFLLFGGPPLINLLWHKKAKKQVL
- a CDS encoding GTPase Era, which codes for MAFKSGYVIIAGRTNVGKSTLFNALVGERLSIISPKPQTTRNNILGIVTDKQAQMIFLDTPGILSARYRLHEFMNRQIGRAYQSADVLLGIVDGSKLDTSYDAEVRQIFGQWDIPKIIAVNKTDLISRTQVQRCEQQIRASLATQGVLSVSALTGHGLQELHTALRQALPEGPQYYPEDTLTEQPERFFVAELIREEVFHHLRQELPYATAIDIEAFEENRPKVYIQANIIVERNSQKGIVIGRGGKTLKTIGHQARKKIEAFLEHPIYLDLHVKVYENWRKKDTALRSLGYGLS
- a CDS encoding PorV/PorQ family protein produces the protein MKRFATLALYCMCALTSPTHAQTSHYAGDPLLLGAGARALGMGSAYIALSFDATAVYWNPAGLAPEVYSRTDFDKNSLPPKREIHVQHAEQFGGSINHDILALRLPIRKGGIGLGIVRAGVDGIALTGLEDPDRPIGPDNRPVIIDKIGTADYVFRIAYGRHITDKLRLGAGIKMIRRDLSVGIGSGFGLDIGLLYLPTSTFRIGATIRDLTKTRIAFPDGITDRISPSLLIGLALLRRVPGGDMTVGFSTHLNDEKSTREKTSSIQLGTEYRLQHRLAFRLGYKDGHFTAGTGLQLRRFGVDLAFMEHDQLDNTYRISATLFF